The Couchioplanes caeruleus sequence CGATGCCGTTCATGCCGTGGATGTACGCCTCGCCGAGCTGCCCGCCGTGCGGGTTGACCGGCAGCCGCCCGCCCAGCTCGATGCCGCCGTCGGCGACCAGATGCCGGGCCTCGCCACGGCCGCAGAACCCCAGCTCCTCCAACTGCATGAGCACGTACGGGGTGAAGTGGTCGTAGAGCACCGCGGCGCGCACGTCCGGCGGCGCGTACCCGGACTGGCGCCAGAGCTGGCGGGCGACCACGCCCATCTCGGGCAGGGCGGCGACCTCGTCGCGGTAGTAGCTCGTCATCACGTACTGGTCGGGTCCGCTGCCCTGGGCCGCCGCGCACACGACCGCGGGCGGTTGCCGCAGGTCGCGGGCGCGCTCCGCGGAGGTGACGACCAGTGCGACCGCGCCGTCGCTCTCCTGGCAGCAGTCGAGCAGCCGCAGCGGGTCGGCGATCCAGCGCGACGCCCGGTGGTCGTCCAGCGTGATCGGGCGGCCGTGGAACCAGGCGTGCGGATTGGTGGCGGCGTGCCGGCGGGCCGCCACCGCGACCCGGCCGAAGTCGTCCGTGGTGGCGCCGTAGTCGTGCAGGTAACGCCGGGCGACCATGGCGACCATCGCCGCCGGGGTGGCCAGGCCCATCGGGTAGTGCCAGCCCGCGTCGACGTCCGCGGAGGCGGCACCGGTCTGCGCCTGGGCCCGCCCGAACCGGCGGCCCGAGCGTTCGTTGAGCGCCCGGTAGCAGACCACCACGTCGGCCAGCCCGGCCGCCACGGCGAGCACCGCCTGCTGGACGACCGCGCACGCCGCTCCCCCGCCGTACGCGATCCGGCCGAGGAAGCTCAGCTCGCCGACGCCCAGTTCGCGCGCGACGGCGACCTCGGCGTTGCCGTCCATGGTGAAGGTGACCATGCCCTGTACCTCGCCGGGCGCCAGGCCGGCGTCGTCGAGGGCCGCGCGGACCGCCTCGACGGCCAGCCGCAGCTCGCTGCGGCCGGAGTCCTTGGAGAACTCGGTGGCGCCGATCCCGGCGATGGCGGCGGTCCGGGCGATCACGACGCCACCCGCACCGTCGCCGCGACGTGCTCGCCCACCGCCGTACGGCCGCTCACCGTGACCACCCGCTCGCCGTCGCGGGCCTCGCGGGCCTGCCCGGTGAAGGTGAGGGTGTCGTAGGCGTGGCACGGCGCGCCGAGGCGGATCGCCATGCCGCGCAGGGTGACGTCCGGTCCGGCCCAGTCGGTGACGTAGCGCTGCACCAGCCCGGCGGTGGTCAGGATGTTGAGGAAGATGTCCCTGCCGCCGCGCCGCACCGCCGCGTCCCGGTCGTGGTGGACGTCCTGGAAGTCGCGGGTGGCCAGGGCCGTGCTGATCACGACGGTGGGGGTCACCGCCAGTTCCCAGGGCGGCAGCGGGGTCCCCGCCGGGGCGTCGAGGCGCCACGCCGGCAACGTCACCTCGTCGTCGAGGCGGACGAACTTTACCCGTACCGGGGCGCCGATGCGGACCTGGTCCGGGTCCGCGCCGCGCAGCTCGCCCACAATCCGTACGCCTTCCTCGAGGTCGACCAGCGCGACCACCACGGGCAACCGCCGGCCCGGCAGCGGGGGGTGGCGGTGCACCACGTAACTGTGGATGCGGCCGGCGCCGGACGCGACCGCGTACTCGGGCTTGGTGGCGCCGCAGCGCGGGCAGGCGGGCCCGGGCGGATGGCGCAGGGCGCCGCACTCGCCGCAGCGCTGCACCCGAAGCTCGCCCGCGGCGGTGCCGGCCCAGAAGAACGCGGTGTCCGGGCTGATCACCGGCCGCAGGGTCCCCGGGTCGGCCGGCGGCGCGGCGGTGCCCGGCCGGAACTTCAGCACCCGGAACCGCATGCTCGCCACCGGCTCGTCGCCCGCGCTCCAGATGCTCTCGGTGGTGACGAACCAGCCCTCGCCCAGCGCGGTGCGCTTCGGGCCGCTGACGCCGGTGAGGCGGCCGCGCACGGTCAGCCGCTCGCCGTCGCGCAGATAACGCTCGTACGTCTGCTCGCAGTTGGTCGCCACGATCGAGGTGAAGCCGGCGTCGTCGAGCACCGCCGACATGACCCGCAGCGGGTCGGCCGGGTCCAGCGCGGCCGGGCGCAATCCGGGCATGGTCCACACCTGCACCATCGCGGGCGGTGCCAGGCCGTCGCGCTCGTAGACCGGGTTGGTGTCGCCCATCGCCTCCAGCCAGCCCCGGATCGCCGGCAGGTTCACCGGATCCCGGGCCTCGCGCGGTGCCGACTCCCCCGCCTCGATGATGCGGCGTGCGGCGTCGTGGATCGCCTCGTCCATGCGTACCCTCACCTACCTCGGCACCCGGGGCAGGCCGAGGCCCGCGGACGCGATCAGTTCCCGCTGGATCTCGTTGACCCCGCCGCCGAAGGTCAGCACGAGGTTGCGCTGGGCCTGCAGGTCCAGCCAGGACATCAACTCGGCGGTCGCGGGGTCGTCCGGGTCGCCGTGGCGGCCGACGAGCTGCTCGAGCTCGTGGCCGATCCGCAGCACCCACTCCGACGAGAAGACCTTGGTGGCGGAGGCGTCCGCCGCCGCCGGCTCGCCGCCGGCGACCTGCCAGTTGAGCAGCTCGTTGAGACGCAGGCAGGCGTACGCCCGGCCGAGCGACCGGCGCACGTCGGGCTCGTCCCGCAGGCCCGGGTGCGCACCCACCCAGGCCCGCACCCGCGTGTGGAAGGCCGCCAGCCGCCCGGCCGGGCCGAGCATCACCCGCTCGTGGTTGAGCTGGGTGGTCAGCAGGCGCCAGCCGCCGTTCTCGGGACCGACCCGCATCGACACCGGCACGCGGACGTCGCTGAGATAGACCGCGTTCACGTGGTGCGCCCCGTCGCAGGTGATGATCGGCGTCCAGGTGTAGCCGGGGTCGCGGGTGTCGACGATGAGCACGGACAGGCCCTTGTGCTTCGGCGCGTCCGGGTCCGTCCGGCAGGCGAGCCACAGATAGTCGGCGTCGTGCGCGCCGGTGGTGAACGTCTTCTGGCCGTTGACGACGTACCCGTTGCCGTCGCGTACCGCCCGGGTGCGCAGCGCGGCCAGGTCGGTGCCCGCCTCCGGCTCGGTGTAGCCGATCGCGAAGTGGAGCTCGCCCGCGAGAATGCGGGGCAGGAAGAAGTCCTTCTGCTCGGGCGTTCCGTACGCGAGCAGGGTCGGCGCCACCGTCTGCAGGGTGACGGCGGGCAGCGGGACGTCCGCACGGGCCGCCTCGTTCCCGAGGATCTGCTGCTCCACCGGGCCGTGGCCGCCACCGCCGTAGCGGGTGGGGAAGCCGAGGCCGAGCCAGCCGTCGCGGCCCAGCCGGGCGACCACCTCCCGGTGGACCGGTCCGTGCCGTTCGTAGCGCAGTGCGGCGCGCTGCTCCGGCGAGAGCAGGCCTTCCAGGTACGCACGGAGCCGGTCGCGCAGCGCCCGCTGGTCCTCAGACAGGTCGATGAACAACGCGCCCTCCCAGCCGGTGCAGGCAGTGTTCGGCGCCGCCGAGACGGCGGGCCAGGTCGCGCAGCAGGGCGCCGTAGCGGTGCAGCGGGTAGTCGGCGGCCAGGCCCAGGCCGCCGTGCAGGTGGTGGCAGGAGCGCAGGGCCGCGAGCGCCTCGCTGGTCAGCCAGTACGCGGCGACCCACAGATCGTCGTCCGCGGCCTCGTGGGAGGTGTCCAGGCCCCAGCAGGCGGCCAGCACGGCGAGGTGCAGCGTGCGCGAGGTGACGTACACGTCGGCGATCTGCTGGGCGACCGCCTGGAAGGTAGCGAGCGGGCGTCCGAACTGCTGCCTGCTCCGCACGTGGCTGGCGGTCAACCGCAACGCCCCGGCCAGCGCGCCGTCGCCGGCGGCGCAGGTCGCGGCGACGGCACAGCGGTGCAGGTCGGCGACGCACCGTCCGTCGGCGGCGGGACCGAGCGGCTCCGCGACCACCGCATCCATCCGTACGGTGAACTCCGCGATGCCGGACGACGTGGCCGAGCGCCGCAGCGTGACGCCGTGGGCGGCCGGATCGACCAGGGCGACCGCGAGGCCGCCGGTCTCCAGGCTCACCGGCACGAGGATGCGATGGGCCTGCTCGGCGTCGGGCACGCCGGTCTTCGTGCCGGTGACCGTCCACCCCGCGGTGGCCGTGGTGCGCGGGGTGACGGGTAGCGGATCACCCGGCTCGGCCAGGGCCGCCGTCAGGACCCGGCCCTCACCCACCCCGGCCAGCAGCTCGCGGTGCCGGTCGGGATCCGCCCAGCGCAGTACCGGCGGCACGCCGAGGCCGAGTGTGGACACCGCCGGGACCGCGCCGCCGCGGCGGGCGATCTCGGTGATGACCAGGGCGTTCTCCAGGACACCCAGCCCCGCGCCGCCGAGACGCTCCGGCACGGCAAGGGTGAGCAGGCCCGCTTCACCGAGGGCCTTCCCGAGGCGGTCCGGGGTCCCGGCGTCGTCGTCCAGCACCTCGCCGGCCAGGCGGACGATCGCGTCCTGCGCCTCGTCCAGTTCGAAGTCGGGACCCATGCCAGGATTAGAACACGTTTCAGTATTCACTCGCCAGATACCTACGCCCGCGAACGTCTCACCCGCGTTGGTACGCTGGTAGATCCCATAACACGGCCCCCAGCCGTGATCCAGTACGCGGGGAAGGCAAGGATGGCAGCGTCGAGAACGAATACCAGTAACGGTGCCGGCCGCAACGCGCTCGCCGGCGCGGACGCGCAGCAGGGCTCCGCCGCTCAGCGGGATCGGCGCCGCCGGATCCTCGAGGCGACCCTGGCACTGGCCTCCAAGGGTGGCTACGACGCCGTCCAGATGCGCACCGTCGCCGAGCGGGCGGAGGTGGCGCTCGGCACGCTGTACCGCTACTTTCCCTCCAAGATCCATCTCCTGGTCTCGGCCCTGGTGCTGGAGTTCGAGATGATCCAGGAGAAGCTGGACCGCAAGCCGGTGCCGGGAGACACCCCGCACGAGCGGACTCTGCACGTGCTCGGCCGGATGACCCGGGTGATGCAGCGCGAGCCGCTGCTCACCGAGGCGATGACGCGCGCGTTCATGTTCGCCGACCCGTCGGCCAGCGCCGAGGTCAACGCCGTCGCCCGGCTCATGGAGGAGATGCTCACCAACGCCATGCACGACGGCGAGCCGACCCCGGACGACCGGGCGAAGGCCCGCGTGATCGGCGACGTGTGGCTGTCCAACCTGGTGGCCTGGGTGACCCGGCGGGCCTCGGCCAACGACGTGGTCAACCACCTGGAGCTGGCCACCCGCCTGCTGCTGCGCTGACACACGCCGCGGCACCGGGATTGCTCCCGGTGCCGCTCGTCGCCCGTCAGCCGAGCAGGGCCGTCAGCTTCGCCAGGGACTGCTGCGCGGCGGTGCCGGCCTGCTTCTCGAGCATGGTCGCCATCGGCCCGGCCAGCGCGGGGCCGATGAACTCCATCTCGTATGTGATCTGCGAACCGCTCCCGGACGGCTCGATCGTGAATCTGCTCTTCGCCTTGACTCCCATCGGGCCGTCGCCGGACTGCTCGAGCCGCTCCCCCGCCTCCGCGCCCGTCACCCTCCAGGACATCTCCGCGGGCATGCCCATCAGCTTCACCTTCTGCCGGTAGGTCGTGCCCGTGTCGAGAGTCGACGGAATCTCGCCGGTGAAGCCCTCATGCATCGTGTTCCACTCGGCGACCCGCGGAAGGTCCACCAACACTTGCCAGACTTTCTGCGGTTCGGCCGCGGCACCGGCCGAGACACTGACCTTGGGCATCGCGTTCCTCCTTGAGGCTGATCCCAGAGAACTAGAACAGGTTATAGCAATGTGACGAGCTTCACTAGTTTCATTCATGAAACATGCTCGTTGCCGGAGTAGAACCAGGTTCTGTCGTCAAGCGGTGGAGGCGCACGGTGACCGAGAACGATGCCGGTGGACGGGACGACTCCCCGTCGACCGCCTGGCACCAGGACGCGATAGCGCCCCGCTCCACCCGCAACCTGCGCGCGGTGAACGGCCGTACGGACCCGGCCGGCCCGGCCCGGCTGCGCCGCCGGCGGCGCGCCGTCAGCGATCTCGGCGACGCGCTGCGCGCCCTGGTCGAGCTGGCCACGGCCACCGAGGCCCCGGCCGACGACCTCGAGCGCGCGACCGAGAGCGTCCGAGCGGCCGCGGCCCTGCTCGGCGGTCGCGTGCGCGACCGATCCAGCCTGCCCAGCACCGACGACCTGCTCGACGGCGTCCGGATGTACAACCCGGTGACCGGCAGCGGCAGCGCCCTGGCCCCGCCGCTGCACATCGAACAAGCGGGCGACCTCACCATCGGCACCTGCACCCTGGGCCTGGCCTTCGAGGGTCCACCCAGCTACGCCCACGGCGGCATGAGCGCGCTGCTGCTCGACCAGCTCCTCGGATATGCGGTGAGCGCCTCGGGACACCCGGGCATGACGGTGCGGCTCGACACCTCGTACCGGGCGCCGGTGCCCCTGCAGACTCCCCTGCGCCTGACCGCCCGGGTGACCGCGATCGACGGACGGCGGGTGACCGCCTCCGGGGCCATCGCCACGGCCGCGGAGCCGGACACCGTCCTGGTCGCCGCCACCGGCACCTTCGTCGCCCTCAGCGCCGACCAGGCCCGGCGCCTCTTCGGCGCGGTCTGGGACTCCGGCTCCCGGGCCGGCTGACGTGCACTACCGGCAGCGTTCTCGCCACCTGCGCCGAGCCGGCCGATGCGGGGCCCTTCAGGGACGCCGGACCAGGTGCCACTGCTGACTCCAGGTCTGCCGGCAGTCGACCATCTGCAGGCCGGTGCCCTCGAGCAGCAGGTCGTCGCGGACTTTCAGGCATTTCGCGCCGTCGCCGCTACTCAGCAGGCCGTCGTCGCGGATCGTCCAGTGCTGGGCTGGAGCAGTCACTGAGCAGGCGGACTGGACGACCTCACGCGCGGAGGGATCGCCGGACAGGCACTTGCCGCTCAGCATGTTCACGAACCAGTGTTCGCCGCCAGGTAGTTGCCGGGCCCGCCACAACTGGTTGCGAAAGTCGCCGTCCTCGCGCCAATGCCAGAGATGGGTACGCCCACCTTCGTCCGTCGACCAGTTCTCGACGTCCACCACGTACGCGGCCGAGGTGGACGTGGCCGAGCGTTGGTTGACGATCGCCACGATCGTTGCGTCGGGGATGTCGCCACTCAAGGGAGAGACGCCGGGCTGCGGCGACGCGATCACCGCCGGGACGACCGGGGGTCGGCCGGCATCCCGCGTCCAGGCGATGACAGCAATCGTGGTGGCCGCGAGAGCCAGTGCGATGGCGGCCGCCGCCGACCATGACCGCCTGGCGGACGGCTCGGAAGTCGCCACCGTCGACGTGGGAGCGGAGGCCAGGGACGACGGCGACGGGGTGCTGGCCCGCGCGTACGCCATCTCCGCGCCGTCGGTCAGCATCTTCAGGTGCAGGGCCTGCAACGCCGGGCTCGGATCGACGCCGAGCTCGTCGGCAAGCTGTCGCCGGCTCGTCTCGTAGTGACGTAGCGCGTCGGCCTGACGGCCGTTGCGATACAGGGCCAGCATCAGTTGCCCGGTCAGCCGCTCGTCCATCGGGTGCGTGGAGGCGGCCGCCACCAGGTCTTCGACCAGTTCCGCATGCCGCCCTCGCGCCAGCGCGCGGTCGTTGCGATCCAGCATGGCGGCGTGCCGCTCGCGTTCCAGTGCCTCGCGCACCTCGTTGAACCATGGCGTGTCCAGGGAGCCGAACGGGCGGCCGCGCCACAGCCCGAGCGCCTCGTCGAAGAGGTCGTCCGAGGCATCTCCGGCACGGGCCTGTCCGACGAGGTGGCGAAAGCGGTGGGCGTCGACAGCGAGCGGGTCGACACACAGGCAATAGCCGCTGGGTTGCCGGTCGATGCGGATGTCGGGGGCAAGTGCCTGTCGCAGTCCGGACAAGTAGTTGTGCAGCGCGCCGCGGGCGCGCTGCGGTGCGCTGTCCGCCCAAACCCGCTCGATGAGCTCGTCGGCGGAGACAGGCCGACCGGCCTCCACCAGCAGGACCGCCAGGACGCTCCGCTGCCGCAGGTGACCCAGGTCGACCGGCCGGCCATCGCGGTAGGCCTCCACGCCACCGAGGACCCGGAGATCCAATGCACCCCTCCCCGAAGCATTTCTGAGCTGGGAATTTGAGAGTCCACAGAGGATTCCGTGGGCGCCGAGAACAACTATCATCGATGATCTTCGTGGAGTCAAGGTGGCACCGGTCCACGGTGCCGCAGATCGCGCCTGGCCGTGGTTGTTCAACGGCCCCCGCCATTGTCGAGCACCTTCCGATGACGGTTGCCTTCTCCTCGGAGGCGACTGTCCGAACCGGTCTCGATGTCAACCGGCGAAAGGAGGTGAATGTCGAACTGACCGACTCGAAAGCGTTGGCGGCACCGGAATCTTGAACAACGAAGGGAACGAGGAATGAAAGAAATGATCGCCAAGAACGCCAGAAGGTGGGGGCTCGCCCTCGCCGTCGTGGCCGTGGTCGCGGCTCCCGCTCAGGTCGCGAACGCGGCCGCGGACGGCGCGGTCTCGCGGCCGGCGTTCGCGGAGCAGGCGCGCAGCGCGGGTCTCGACCAGCGGCAGGCACGCCTGCTGCAGGGCGAGGTCGACAAGGTTCTTGCCGGCATGAAGGTCGGCGGTCGGCAGGTCAGCGCCAATGAGGTCGTGTCCGACGACGGCCGGGTCAAGGTGGTCATCCCGGTGCCGGGCGAGCAGCGCGCCCGCTCACTTTCCGGTGCGGAAACTCTCGCCAACTGCTCCTACGAATACCTCTGCCTGTTCGACTATGCCCACTTCGGCGGGCTCCTGACGCGACTCTACCGCTGCGATTTCGTCAACCTCGGCGATTACGGCCTCAACGACCGGCTGGAGTCGTACGACAACAGCCAGACGACTGGTACCGTCGCGCGCTTCTACAACTGGGAAGGGCGGTGGGTTTACAAATTCGGCAGCACCGCCCCGCACACGGATTACGATTTGAACCGGTGGTCGGGATTGGCGAACATGATCGACGGCGTGGATCCCTGCTGAACCAAGCGGCTGGGTAGGCATCCGGCTTCCGCCGGATTCGGGCGTCAGCAACGGGCTGGCTCGGCAGGGCGTCCAGGGCGGGCCCGGCAAGCGTCCAAGCGACCTCGGCAAAGCGTCCGGGCCGGCTCGGCAAAGCGTCCAGGCGGGTGAGTCCTCGCCGGTGATCGTGCGCGCGGCACGGCGCCGGCGGGATCTCACCCGCCGCCTCCTGTCCCCACCGGAATATGTCGGACCCCGGTCGACCGCACCGGCCCGGCGCTGTTCGGCTTGTCGCGTGGTGTTCGCCCGTGTCGGACGCCACCATCCCTTAAGCATCCTAGGAGGATAGGTTGACAGTGCTGGCCGTATCACGGGCCCAGGGCGTGTCAGTCTCGGCCGATGGTGACGCAGCAGCGGTCCGGGCCGGGGTCGAGGCGCGCGTGGAGATCGTCGGCGTCGAGAGCTTCGAGGAGTCCGTCGATCAGGTCCAGGTTCACGCCGCAGACCAGTGCGGTGTAGCGCTGGGCGAGGTTGTGGAACGGGCAGTTGGCGAGGAGCACCTCGCCGTCGACGGTGCGGGGTTCGTAACCGGCGCGAGCGAGGGCCGTGCAGATCGGGTGCTGCGTCCCGGACGCGGCTGCGGGGCTGTCGGCGAGGTGCCGCCCGGCTTCGCGTGCCGCCGTGTGCAAGGCCGTACTCATCGGCACGTGGTCGCGCTCGGTGATGGTGATGGCCTCGGCGAGGATCTGGCCGGCGAGGTCGTAGTGGCGTTCGGGCAGGCTCACGGAGATGTCGCGGGCGGCGCGGCGGTAGAGCTTGGTGGGGCGGCCCGCGCCGGGGCCGCTGCGGCCGGGAGGACGGCGGTACTCGACCTCGAGGAGTCCGTCGGTGACGAGCCGGTCGAGGTTGAACTTGGCGACATGGTGGGCGACCCCCGTCGCCGTGGCGGCGCTTTCCCGGCTGACCGGCTCGTCCTGGGCGACGACGTACCGGTAGAGGTCGCGGCGGACCGGCTCGCCCAGCGCCGCGACGCTGGTGATGTCGGCCGCAAGATCGTCGCCCATCAGCGCTCCCTCCGAGATCTTCGCTCCTACTCTAACGGACGGCCCCATTGACGAAAGAACCTCCCAGGTTCTAACATCTAATCACGTATCCGTTAGAGGAGGTTCCGGCCGCTGACGACGGAGCCGGGCGCGGTCAGCCGTTGAACAACTGCCTCGCCACGGTCAGCAGCTTGTCGAGCGACGTCCCCTGCGGCACGTCGCAATCGTGGACGACCACGGTCGACGACGGGCTCCTGAACTCGTACTCGTAGCCGTCATTGCAGATCACCTGCGCGCCCGACGGTGTCCCGGCGAGATTCGGCGCCGTCAGCAGCCGGCGGAGTTCCGCCATCGTGGCGGTCGGCAGCGAGGTCCGCACCACCGCGCCGCCCCGACGGGTCACCACCACCGATCCGTCGGCCGCGATCGAGGCACGGTCGTCGACACCGGCAAAGCCACCACGACGATTGACGGCGAGCGGAAACAGTTTCGCCGCAGGAACCGGCGCCGCGGACCCCGTGGGACCCACGGACGACGGCGCCGGTCCGGCGGACGTCGGCGGGGCGGATGCCGGCGCGGAGGACGCCGGTCCGGAGGATGCTGGCGAGGCAGACGTCGGCGAGGCCGGAGCAGACGCGGAGCCGCAGCCGGCGAGGCCGACCAGAAGCAGGGCGGCAAGGACTATGGATGTTCGCGACCTGCGCACCATGGTTCCCATCATCGTCGTTCGTGGCGGCCACCGAGGAGACCGGGGTGCGCGGACGCACCGGGGGTTCCTCAGCCGCCGACGGGTACGTTCCCGCCGAGGACGCGTACGCGCTCGCCTGTCGAGCGACAGCCCAGTCTTGAGCCCGTGAACGACCAGCGTCAATACCTTGAAAAAATGATTCCGACATTTACGCCGAGCTTTCGGCAAGCTTTATTCAACCGAAGCCCCGCATCGACAAGAAGTGCCGTTGTCGTCACAGTGTCTCCGGCGGGCGGGAAAGCGTCGATGCCGGCATCAATGCGCGCCGCCGGGTAGCGGAGTCGGCGGTAGGTGTGCTTCCATCGAGGGGAGGCCGGGCATCTTCCCCCGTGGATGCCCGGCCTCTCTTCGTGAGCCGGCCCGTGTCCAGGAGGGGTGTTGCGGGATGACAGCAACCTCGCCCCCGGTCCACGGCCTGCTGTGGGACACGGCGCCCGCCTGCCGGGTGGAGCTGCCGGACGGTTCGCCGGTCCGGCTGGTGACCCGGTACGCGGACGTCCGCGCCCTGCTCGCCGACTCGCGGCTGTCCGTGGACAAGAGCAACGGGAACGGGAGCTGGCGCGGTTTCTCGCTCCCACCGGCGCTGGACGCCAACCTGCTGAACATGGATCCGCCGCATCACACGCGCATCCGTACGCTCGTGTCGCGCGCGTTCACCCCCCGCCGGGTGGAGGGCCTCCGGCCGCGGATCCAGGAGACCGCCGACGCTCTGCTGGACGCCGTCGCCGCTCGGGACGAGGCGGATCTCGTCCGCGACTACGCCGGTCCCCTGCCGGTGGCCGTCATCTGCGACCTGCTCGGCGTTCCGGAAGCGGACCGGGCGGACTTCCGGTCCTGGACCGACACGATGCTCGACCCGCCCCAGGGTGACCGCGCCGCCGCGGCGCGCGCCATCGGCGCCATCCACGCCTATCTGGAGAAGCTGCTCGCGGCCAAGCGCGCCGACCCCGCCGACGACCTGCTCTCAGCGCTGATCGCCGCGCGGGAGGGCGGGGACAGGCTCAGCGAGGACGAGCTGACGTCGCTGGCCTTCCTGCTGCTGTTCGCCGGCTACGAGAACACCGTTCATGCCATCGGTACGGGGCTGCTGACACTGTTGCGCCATCCCGAGCTGCCGAGGGACTCGCCACAGCTAGGGTCGACGATCGAGGAGCTGCTGCGCTACGAGCCGCCCGCTCCCGTGCTCCTGCGGCGCTTCGCCACCGAGGATGTCGACGTCTGCGGGGTCGTGGTGCCGCGCGGGGAAACCGTCCTTCTCGTGGTGGGCGCGGCCAACCGCGACCCCGAGGCGTTTCCGGAGCCCGGCGAGGTGACTCCGGGTCGTGCCGGCAGCCATCTGAGCTTCGGCCACGGCATCCATTACTGCGTGGCCGCCCCGCTGGCGCGGATCGAGCTCGAGATCGCCATCGGTACGGTGCTGCGCCGTTTCCCCGGGCTGCGGCTGGCCGTGCCCGAGGGCGAGCTGAGGTGGCGCCCGTCGTTCCGCGCCCGCGGCCTCAGCTCCCTCCCGGTGTTGCTGACCTGAGTCCTCCCGTACGCTCAGGAAAGGTCGGTCGTGATGATCTTTTCGATGTTGCGTTCGGCGAGCGCGGTGATGGTGACGAACGGGTTGACCCCGATGTTCCCCGGAAGCAGCGAGCCGTCCACGACGTAGAGGCCGGGGAACCCGGGCAGACGGCCCCAGTTGTCGGTCGCCTGGTTGAGGATGCAGCCGCCGAGCGGGTGGTAGGTGAAGTCGTCGCCCCAGATCTTGTTAGGACCGAACAGATCGCGGCGGTAGACGGTGAACTGGGTGGCGTTGAGGCGGTCGAAGACGCGTTTCGCCGCATCGATGGCGGGCTGGTTCTGGGCCGTCTGCCAGGTCAGGTCGACCGCACCGGTGCCGGTGTCGAAGACGAAGCGGGCGCGCTGGGGATTGCGGGTGATGGCCAGGTACAGGCTGACCCACAACTCGACGCCGGTGGGGAACGGCGCGATCTCCGCGAAGACCGGACCGGCGGCGTCCGACCAGTTGTCGATGCCCATGGCCGGCATGCTCGCCTGCAACGCGCCGGTGGTGTCCCAGATGTGGTTGGCCCGGGCGACCATGACGTTGCCGTTGTTGCCCCAGCCCTGCCCCACCGCGTCGGGCAGCCCGGACAAGGCGCCGGCCGCCTTCATCGCGACCAGGAGCTTGCTGGTGCCGATGCTTCCGGCGGCGAAGAAGACCCGGTCGGCGCGGACGGTCTTGCGGGCCACCGGGTCTCCCCCGGTGCCGATCTGGGTCATCGTGACGGCGTAGCCGCCGGCGGGTGCAGGCTTGACGGCCGTGACGACATGCTGCGATGTCACGGACAGCCGTCCGGTCGCCGCCGCGGCGGCCAGGTAGGTCTTGTCCAACGTACGTTTGCCGTGGTTGTTGCCGTAGATGACCTCGCTGGCCAGGGCCGAGCGGGGCACGGTGTCGGCCTGTTCCCGCGCCATGTACGTGAAGTCGTACACGTTGGGGACGAACGTGGTGCGGTACCCGGACGCGTTGGCCTGATTGCGGCTGAGCCGGGCGTACCGGTAGCACTCCGCCGCCTCGAACCAGGCCGGGTCGATGTAGTTGACGCCGAGGGCGGCGTTGGCTCGCGGGAAGTACGTGTCGTACATGGCCTTGGGGTCGACCGACGGCAGTACTTCCTCGAAGTAGCTGCGCAGCGGCTGCACCGCCATGCCTCCGTTGACGAGCGAGCCGCCGCCGACACCCCGTCCCTGGTAGACGCGGACGCCGGAGAAACGCTCGGAGTCGAGCACGCCGGTGTACTTGCCGATCGCCTTGTTGGCCGGGATGCCGAGGAAGTAGCCGAGGGGCTGGTCGGTCGACGTCCGCAGCCAGTACGACCGCTGGTCCGGGCGGAGCATGTTGCAGAAGATCTTGCCGTCCGGTCCGGGGGTGTTCCAGGCCATCCCCATCTCGACGACGTTGGTGGTGATGCCGGCCTGGGTCAGGCGCAGCGCGGTGACCGCCCCGCCGTAGCCACTGCCGATGACGAGCGCATTCACGTGGTCGCCGTCGACGAGGGTGGCGCCGGCGGCCGAGGCTCGGGCG is a genomic window containing:
- a CDS encoding BTAD domain-containing putative transcriptional regulator; protein product: MDLRVLGGVEAYRDGRPVDLGHLRQRSVLAVLLVEAGRPVSADELIERVWADSAPQRARGALHNYLSGLRQALAPDIRIDRQPSGYCLCVDPLAVDAHRFRHLVGQARAGDASDDLFDEALGLWRGRPFGSLDTPWFNEVREALERERHAAMLDRNDRALARGRHAELVEDLVAAASTHPMDERLTGQLMLALYRNGRQADALRHYETSRRQLADELGVDPSPALQALHLKMLTDGAEMAYARASTPSPSSLASAPTSTVATSEPSARRSWSAAAAIALALAATTIAVIAWTRDAGRPPVVPAVIASPQPGVSPLSGDIPDATIVAIVNQRSATSTSAAYVVDVENWSTDEGGRTHLWHWREDGDFRNQLWRARQLPGGEHWFVNMLSGKCLSGDPSAREVVQSACSVTAPAQHWTIRDDGLLSSGDGAKCLKVRDDLLLEGTGLQMVDCRQTWSQQWHLVRRP
- a CDS encoding helix-turn-helix transcriptional regulator, with the translated sequence MGDDLAADITSVAALGEPVRRDLYRYVVAQDEPVSRESAATATGVAHHVAKFNLDRLVTDGLLEVEYRRPPGRSGPGAGRPTKLYRRAARDISVSLPERHYDLAGQILAEAITITERDHVPMSTALHTAAREAGRHLADSPAAASGTQHPICTALARAGYEPRTVDGEVLLANCPFHNLAQRYTALVCGVNLDLIDGLLEALDADDLHARLDPGPDRCCVTIGRD
- a CDS encoding cytochrome P450 family protein translates to MTATSPPVHGLLWDTAPACRVELPDGSPVRLVTRYADVRALLADSRLSVDKSNGNGSWRGFSLPPALDANLLNMDPPHHTRIRTLVSRAFTPRRVEGLRPRIQETADALLDAVAARDEADLVRDYAGPLPVAVICDLLGVPEADRADFRSWTDTMLDPPQGDRAAAARAIGAIHAYLEKLLAAKRADPADDLLSALIAAREGGDRLSEDELTSLAFLLLFAGYENTVHAIGTGLLTLLRHPELPRDSPQLGSTIEELLRYEPPAPVLLRRFATEDVDVCGVVVPRGETVLLVVGAANRDPEAFPEPGEVTPGRAGSHLSFGHGIHYCVAAPLARIELEIAIGTVLRRFPGLRLAVPEGELRWRPSFRARGLSSLPVLLT
- a CDS encoding GMC oxidoreductase — encoded protein: MYHHPAPRSRAVSRRNLLKGSAAAAVLGASLGPLARASAAGATLVDGDHVNALVIGSGYGGAVTALRLTQAGITTNVVEMGMAWNTPGPDGKIFCNMLRPDQRSYWLRTSTDQPLGYFLGIPANKAIGKYTGVLDSERFSGVRVYQGRGVGGGSLVNGGMAVQPLRSYFEEVLPSVDPKAMYDTYFPRANAALGVNYIDPAWFEAAECYRYARLSRNQANASGYRTTFVPNVYDFTYMAREQADTVPRSALASEVIYGNNHGKRTLDKTYLAAAAATGRLSVTSQHVVTAVKPAPAGGYAVTMTQIGTGGDPVARKTVRADRVFFAAGSIGTSKLLVAMKAAGALSGLPDAVGQGWGNNGNVMVARANHIWDTTGALQASMPAMGIDNWSDAAGPVFAEIAPFPTGVELWVSLYLAITRNPQRARFVFDTGTGAVDLTWQTAQNQPAIDAAKRVFDRLNATQFTVYRRDLFGPNKIWGDDFTYHPLGGCILNQATDNWGRLPGFPGLYVVDGSLLPGNIGVNPFVTITALAERNIEKIITTDLS